The following DNA comes from Limnobacter sp. SAORIC-580.
GCGCCAGGGTTGGCTGTGGTGCGTACGTCTTCAGACGAACAGGCACCCAACAAGGCGAATGCAGTGCCAGCAACAGCCGCCGTGAATACTTGGGAAAGTTTCACGCATGTCTCCCGAAATTGTCGTTATAGTGTGTTTGATCACCCTAGATTAATACCAAGGTATTAATTCAGGCAAGCGGAAATTTACTCACAAAAACAAATACATGAATCAAGCAGCCGACCCAACCCTTGTTGTTGATACTCGCGAACAGCTGTTACGGATTGCGTTGAATGAATTTGCACAGCATGGCATTGAAGGCGTCACGCTGAGCAAAATTCGGCAGCTGTCGGGCCAGGGCAACCGGTCGGCGGTGCACTATCATTTCAAAACCAAAAATCGATTGGTGGAAGAAGTGGTGGATTTTGTGACAGGTCAGCTTGATGTTCACTGCAAGCAGGCCCACACCGAATTTGCACGCAACGCGCCCGAACACAAAGAATGGACCCGCCTGTGCGAACTGATTTTTGATCCCTTTGTGCAACTGTTTTCAAGCGGCGAAACCGGTGCGGTGTGCATACAGTTTTTGTCCCGCCTCACTTGGCAAACCGGCGAACAGGGACAGCGGTTTCTGACCCGCTACTTCAACCCCTACATGGATGTGTTTGCGCCCACTTTGCTTGAATTTTTCCCGCAATACTCTGAGGCACAGCTGCGTTTTAAGGTGCATTTGGCCGTGAATACGGCCATTCATGGTCTGGCCGACTTTTCAATGGTGATGCACGATGAAAGGCTATTGCCCTTGGTCAACCAAAGCGGTGGTTTGAAGGAAATGCGACGGCTGTTTCACGAATATATCAGTGCGGGGCTGAAGGGGTACTCCTGACGCACAATCCTATTTAATCGAGCCGGCTCTGGCGCATGGCATGCAAGCGCGCCTTGCCCAGCTTTAACGATTCCGCATTGTCGACGATAGGCGCTGGGTAATTGGCAGTGCCATGTTCCGGCAACCAGCGCTTCACAAACTCGCCTTTGGGGTCTTGCTCGGCCTGTTGTTTCAAGGGGTCATACACCAGCATTTGCGAAAAGTGGCTGGTGCCACTTGCAATGCGCACCTGACCATAGTGAATGGCGGGCTCGAAGTCGAGAAACTGCTGTGCCAAAAACAAGGCCACGGGTTGCCAGGGCAAACCCAATTGCACGCACGCAAACGACACCAGCGTGGCCCGCGCCCGCATGTTCAGCCAACCTGTTTGTTGCAAAAAGCGCTGGCAGGCATCCACATAGGCAAAGCCTGTTCGGCCCTGCTGCCAGGCATTCAAGAATTCCTCATTCACTTCCGCAGGTTCATCGCAGTAAAAAGCATCGGTTTCCAAACCCGTGTGGTTCTCCAGCTGCTGCAAATAACCTTGCCGCCAAATCAGCCTGTCCACATAAAACCGCGCAGCATCTTCAACTTTTGCAATGTGTGTCGCATCACCCTGCCCATGCACCCTGTTCACCAAGGCATTGAGTTTTTGCAGCACCTCGCGGTCGCTCACTACACCATAAGCCAGATAAGGCGACAGGCGTGAACAACCACTCCATGCTTTCAAAGGGCTGGAAATTGAGAAGGGATAACTTCTCAACTTGGCGGGTGTAAAAAATTTCGCGGCCACTGCCCGGGCCTGCGCACGGCCACCTATCATGCGCAATGGTTTGTCATCGCCCGCAGCCAGCGGCACAGTGGCACGGTTGAGTTCAACAGCGGGTTGGGGTGCGAAGAAGGCCTGCAAATTTCGCCCGGCCGGGTTTTTGATTTCTTCTTGGGCGGCCCGATCCAGGTAAGTTTGAAAATTAATTTTTTCAGCAAACGGATTGACCATGAAGGTGGCACGCTGCACATTGTTTTGGGGCAATTCATGAAGCGCCACACCCATGCTTTTGCACCACGCCGCCACGGCCTGATCGCGTCGGTATTGTGCAAGCTGCGTGGTTTCCTGGTGCGCCCACACGTGGGTGAATTTGAACTGTGCATGCAGGCGGGCCAACACATCCACCGCCTCGCCCAATTCCTCATGCAAATAACCACCCACCTGTGCAAACTGCTGCTTCAAATCATCCAGGCATTCATGCACAAACAACTGGTGTTGGCGCGCGGTGTGCGCATCTGCAATTTGGCTGGGTTCGTGAATGTACAAGGGCAGCACAAGCCCGTGATGCTTGGCATTGCGCATGGCTTCAAACAGCGGCAGGTGGTCGCTTAAACGCAAATCCCGTTTGAACCACAACACCTGCATACTGCGTTCCTGCAACTTTAAAGCGGCTGCAACACCCCGGCTGCCAACAGCGCCAACACCACCACACCCAGCACCACACGGTACACCACAAACAGGCCGTAGCCACGCGTACTGACCAGCTTGAGGAACCACACAATGACGGCATAGCCCACAAAGAAGGCAATGAAGGTTGCCAATGCCGTGTTGGCCGGGCTGACCGGGCCGGCCACGCCCCAGCTTTTGTACAACTGGTAAAAGCCGGAAGCAAACACCGCGGGCACCGCGAGCAAAAAGGAATAACGCGCGGCTGCCTCTCGGGTGTAGCCCATCAGCAAACCTGCGGTGATGGTGCCGCCTGAACGGCTCACACCGGGAATGAGTGCCAAGGCTTGCGCAAAACCAAACACAATGCCGTCGCGCCAGGTCATTTCCCTCAGCTCGGTTTGGCGCCTGCCCACTTTGTCGGCGAAACCTAGGATGAGGCCAAACACAATCAACATGATCGCGGTGAGGTACAGGTTGCGCAGATAGGTTTCAATCAGGTCTTGAAACAACAGGCCCAAAACAGCAATGGGCAAGGTGCCCACAATCACCAGCCAGCCCAAGCGGGCATCGGGACTCATTGGCACACCACTGGCGGCCTTGCGTTTGAAGGACCCACACCAGGCGAGAAAAATTCGGGCGATGTCGTGGCGGAAGTACACCAGCACCGCGAGTTCGGTTCCCAGCTGGGTAATGGCCGTGAAAGCTGCG
Coding sequences within:
- a CDS encoding undecaprenyl-diphosphate phosphatase produces the protein MFVAGNGVGWLEAVILGLIQGLTEFLPISSSAHLRIIGPMLPSGLDPGAAFTAITQLGTELAVLVYFRHDIARIFLAWCGSFKRKAASGVPMSPDARLGWLVIVGTLPIAVLGLLFQDLIETYLRNLYLTAIMLIVFGLILGFADKVGRRQTELREMTWRDGIVFGFAQALALIPGVSRSGGTITAGLLMGYTREAAARYSFLLAVPAVFASGFYQLYKSWGVAGPVSPANTALATFIAFFVGYAVIVWFLKLVSTRGYGLFVVYRVVLGVVVLALLAAGVLQPL
- a CDS encoding FAD-binding domain-containing protein, encoding MQVLWFKRDLRLSDHLPLFEAMRNAKHHGLVLPLYIHEPSQIADAHTARQHQLFVHECLDDLKQQFAQVGGYLHEELGEAVDVLARLHAQFKFTHVWAHQETTQLAQYRRDQAVAAWCKSMGVALHELPQNNVQRATFMVNPFAEKINFQTYLDRAAQEEIKNPAGRNLQAFFAPQPAVELNRATVPLAAGDDKPLRMIGGRAQARAVAAKFFTPAKLRSYPFSISSPLKAWSGCSRLSPYLAYGVVSDREVLQKLNALVNRVHGQGDATHIAKVEDAARFYVDRLIWRQGYLQQLENHTGLETDAFYCDEPAEVNEEFLNAWQQGRTGFAYVDACQRFLQQTGWLNMRARATLVSFACVQLGLPWQPVALFLAQQFLDFEPAIHYGQVRIASGTSHFSQMLVYDPLKQQAEQDPKGEFVKRWLPEHGTANYPAPIVDNAESLKLGKARLHAMRQSRLD
- a CDS encoding TetR/AcrR family transcriptional regulator, encoding MNQAADPTLVVDTREQLLRIALNEFAQHGIEGVTLSKIRQLSGQGNRSAVHYHFKTKNRLVEEVVDFVTGQLDVHCKQAHTEFARNAPEHKEWTRLCELIFDPFVQLFSSGETGAVCIQFLSRLTWQTGEQGQRFLTRYFNPYMDVFAPTLLEFFPQYSEAQLRFKVHLAVNTAIHGLADFSMVMHDERLLPLVNQSGGLKEMRRLFHEYISAGLKGYS